A window of Methylomonas sp. 11b genomic DNA:
CGGGTGGCGTTGGCATCGTTTGCTGCTGGGAACACACTCTGAGAACGCAGCATTTGGCTGCTGACATATCCGCCACCATCGCCGCCCTGACTGATCAGCACTTCGTTAGCGTTGGGCAGCAAATTTTCCTGGCCGCGTTGATAGACCTGTTGCAACAAGCCTGGCGTAAACGCTAGCTTGTAGCTTTCGCCGGGTAAGGCTTTGGCCGAGATGGAACCCAGCGGCAGAAGCGCGGATAGGTCATCCTTGCGATAGAGCGTTCTGACGTGTTCGATGAGCCGGCGCTGCCGGCCTGCGCCGGGAAGCAATTCGTAGCTCGTTTCCTCATCGAAGCGGTGCTTGAGTCCCTCTGGCGTCTCGGTGACGAAGTCAGTGAGGGTGAAGCGGCCGTTGTTTTCGTCCTTGGGTTTGTAACCCGTCAGCTCGTAAGTGCGCACCTCACAAGGAAGCGACGTGCGATAGCTGTCGGGTTCATCGATGTTTTGGGTGACTCTGTTTTCCGTATAGGTCACCAGCGTCGTGGTCTGACGCTCCTTATCGAAGGTTTCCGTCAAATCCGATGATTTGCGGCCATATCCGATCGCCACCGACTTGAGGACGTTGCCAAATTTGTCGACTTCGAGTGTGAGGGAGTGGCTGATTCTGGGATCTTTGGGGTTGCGTTCGTAGTGATAGCTGAGTGCTTCCCGCGGATGGGTGAAAAAAACGCCATGGCGGTTGCTTCGCCGATGCTGTAGGCATTCGATGGTGAAATTCTGTTCGGTGATGGTGTAGGGATGAATCTGCTTTTCTGTGCCGTCCAGGGCGTAGACTTCCTGCCGCAACATGGCGCCTTTGAGCGAACGGCAGGCCTCGCGTTCTTCTTCCAGCGTCAGGTCTTCCGGCAGGATCGTGTCATCCAGTAATAGGGCCTTGGCTTCGCCGTCGGATAGTCCGGGTGTCCGGTAATATTCACCTTTATCGACGCTATCGAGGAGGCCGGCGAAGAAATTCGAAACGCGATCGCGCCCCAAATAAATGCCGGTGTGAAACCAGGTTTTTGTTAAAACCGGTGGAACGTGGGAGTCTTCGGCCAGATTTGTGGTTTGATTCAGCGTACCGGCTTGGGAGAGAGCGGCAAATTCTTCCGTATCCCACTGCTCGACCATGCCAAAGCCACGGAACTCACGTTCCGCCCCATCGAAATAGCCGTGGTGATAGGCATAGCGCGTGACAAAGCGGTTACGGCTGATGTGGTCGTAGGTCTCGACCTTTTCGACCACGTGTACCGGAAATGGCAGCTTGCTAATCCAGGGCCGGCCTTCCATTTTGTCCAGGAGGTAGAACTTGGTAGATGGTGCGTAGTGGACGCGGGTTTCGGCGCCCAGGTTGTTTTCGGATTTGATGAGCAGATGTGGCTTTTGGCCGCCCATCAAATCGATGTAGCGCATGGGCTGGCGGGCATTTGCGGGCAGCGGCGATGACCAGACCAGGCAGGCAGTACCGTTGCCAAGCAAATCCATTGCCTGAACGGAAGACAGGTTTTCGATGGCCGGGAGTTGCGGCAATTCGACAGCATTGCTCCAGCGGTTGCCGGACTGGTTGAAGTACACGTGGACGCCGTCTTTGTGCAGGTAGAGGATGTCCGTGGGGCCAGTGCCATCAATATCAGCTAGTCGAATCCGCCGTGGGTCGAATTGGTCGCAATGATCGAAACAGGGCGACGCGTCCATAGTCACTTTGGGGCCGAATAACCCGTAGCCGAGGTTGGGCCAGTAACACACTTCGCCATTGCGAATACGCACCAAATCAGCAAGCCCATCGCCGGATAAATCAGCCACAAAGATGGAATGGGTGTCGTCAGCAAAAACTAGATGAGGGCTTTTTTCTTCGTCAAATGAGTTCGTTACCTGTTGTGCTGGCCCAAAACCGTCTTCCGCGAGCGATGGATACCATGTGAACGCATGATCTTCAGTGACCAGAATGTCGGCATGACCGTCACCATCAAGATCAATGAAGCGGAGATTGGGGTCACGAGTATTGATATTGGGCCATGAGCTGAATGGACGAAAGCTTTCCCAGTCGGCACCCTCAGTTCGCTCATAAAAGCCTTTGACCGGTCCCTCCATTTCAACAACATCTACCTGACCGTCGCCAGCTAAATCCATTAATTGGGCGCCGCTTGCCAATGACAACGATGGCTTGGAGGCTACTAGCTCTATCGGAGCGAAGCAGGCTTTGATCTGTGGCTGACCATTCTCGCCAGTTTCCTGATGAATAGGGCTAAGGTTTCGTTTGTAGTACCAAGCTCCTGCCTGTTCGGTCAGTATGCCGGAAAGGCCTTCACCATCCAAATCAACCCATTGGTATTGGGACCCATCAAGCCCGAAGGGTAAATTCTCAAGACATGGGTTGTCTATCGCTTGAACTGGGTGTTCGGCAATTGATGCTTCGTCTGGAACCGAGCTGTAGGTAAAGGTGAGTGAAGGAAGCGACTTTCTGAGGTAGCGATTCGGTATGTCGGATGTGCCTTGACGACGGTATGCCGATTGAGTGACTTCCGTCATAACTGAGGCGACTGGATTTTGTTTGTAAGTGAATGTGGTGGAGCGTATTAGGCAATCGGCGATCCCTAATTCATCAGGGAAATGATGAAACATCAATACCCGTCGGCATATCCGGTAGGTTCGAACTTCAAAACCTGACCGGTAGGACGAAAATGGGTCTAATCTGGCTGGCCATGCTTCAGAACTATTTATCGAAGCAACAACGAACTCGTGAGCTTCATTGTCTGTGGAGAAGGCTTGATAGTGGCCTTCCTCGTAGTCGAAGATGGCTTCGAACATCCAATCGGCATTTTCCCTAATTTCATCCTTAGGAAATAGCGGGCATTGTCCGTTTTCATCCAGAAATGTTTTGCGATTGCTGTAAAGAATCTTTTTAAGATATCTATTAACAGTGCGGCTCTGATCGTCCACTTCACCACGGTTTAGTTCATGGGCTTGCGAAGCATCAATTCCCCGACCATCTTCTTTCTGGTACCTGTATAAAATTCCGTTGCCTTTATCATCGTAGGACTCGCAAATTAACCATGTGAAAATTCGCGCTTGCTGATTTGATTTAACTTGTGGATCGAAAATACGAGACTCGTCGGTCCTACCGTAAAAAGTGACAATATTGTCTTTGCTGATGGATCGCCAAAACGTATCTGTTGGATCGGATTTATTAGTCCAACGTTCTATTCGTGCAAAAAGCCCTTCAATTCGGGGGCGGTATCTAAAGATGGAATAAGTGGGATCAGACTCTATATTTACGAAATGCGTGCCATCGGCTTGAAGCTCAGGAACCAGATCTTCCGCTCCCGAGAGTATAAAGACGTCAGACTCGGTATCGTCACAATAACGCGGAAGGCCTTTATCTGTTTTGCGGGTAATAGAGGGAAGTGCGAGACTCCATCCAAGCCCGAAAGGACCGTTGCCTGCACCGGAATCGTAGGATAGAGAAAGTTGAGGACCAAAGCCTGAACGACCAGGAGATGTAGCAATCGGAACACTCATTGAACCGCCGCCGGTGACCGGATTGGCGGTAAACTTCTCACCCATGCCGCGAATTGCGCCACCACCTTTGGGCAAGGAAATCGTAGGCGCAGCAGAAGAACTCTTCTCTGAAGGCTTATTGTTATTATTGCCTTGTTGCTCTTCCATCTATCCCTCAATGACGATAAATGTTGCTTAAACTCTTTTTATCAAATTTCTATGATAACGTCCAGATTAATTCTACTCAGTCTTGATGTTACGTTTTCATTCTTACTGAATGGCTGCTTTTGCAGATTTGAATGACTGGTCTTGGCTAAGTGGAATGTCGGCTAATGGCCGGTTGGGTGAGGTCGCCAACGGCGGCTTTGTAGACCTCCCGTCGCAGAATCTGGATTTGGCTGACTGGCCGCTTTGGAGAAACGCGACCGGCTCTTTTGGGTCGTTTTTTTACTTTCAACCTCCATAATCTGTTAGACCTTCATAGATCCTATCCGGGCGTATTTAGCACTACGCGAACGCGCAGCCAAGACTATTAAACGAACATCAATATTTACTGCGAAAACGCCCTGATAAAGCGCTCCCGTAACTTATCCATACCCAACACGGGCGCATTGTCGGCTGGCAGCATGCCGTCTGTCCAATGCCAAGCATCTACCGCAGCCATCAACTTGGAGTCGCGGCTGATCAAATGCACCAGCACGTCGTGACTATCCGATTCACCAGTAACGAACGGCGCCGGTTGGTGGTCGCCCAACACCAGAATCACCAGATTATCGTCGCCGTAGGTAATGGCGTAAGAGACGATATTCGCCAGCGCATATTCGATGGATTTGCGATATTGCTCGCGGATGCGCTCGGTGTTTTGCCAGACTTCTTCCGGGGTATCGCCAACTCGGGCTTGATTGAAAACACTGCCGTCGCCAACCTGGTCCCAATCCACTAATTCCGGCAACGGTGTCCAAGGCGCGTGCGACGAGATCAAGGCCAATTCGGCCATCAATGGTTGCCGGGCACCGGGTTTGCGCTCCAAGGCTTGCAGGGACGATAGTGTGTATTGGTCGGGCATGGTGATCCAGTTGAAGGTTTGGCCTTTGTAGCTCAGGTCTTGAGCCGCATAGATGCGATCGTAACCAAAATACTCACCTTGCGGCCAATCCATCGTATGCGCGGGCTGTACCGCCACGGTGCGCCAGCCGGCCCGTTGGAACAGGCGATTCAACGATGGGCGCTGGCTCATTACCAAGCGGTCGTAGCGGGTCTGACTATTGATCCATAAACCGGACATCAGGGTGCCATGCGCCAGCCAGCTGATACCGCCGTAAGTCGGCGAACTTAGATAAGCACTGCGAGCGGTTAAGCCGCTTGCGGCCAAAGCGGCGCTGCTTTGCTGTAACAGCGGACGAATATGGGCAGCATAATCGGCTTTGTCGAGCACCGTTCGGCCATACGATTCGACAAACACCACCAGCACATCCTTGCCCTTCAGCTTCTCGAACAATGCGCTGTCCGGCACGGCGGCATAAGGATCGCTATCAACGACATTGTTGAAACTTTCCAAATCGGCCATGCCGGTCCGGATGCTGGCAACGTGCTGGGCCAGTAGATCGTAAAACGGCTTGCCGGCATAAGGCCAGCCAGAAAAAACGCAAGTACTCCAAACTAATAGACTAGCGCATAAGACAAACCCACTGATTCTCGCCGAACCCTGCAGCAGCCTCTGCACCCGACGCAGGAGCGTATTCGTCAGCAAAAAGATCCCAATCAATAGCGCAACTATCAAACCAGCAACAACGATTGCGCCGCTTTTACCGATGGCCCCTTGCAGCAAATGCATGCCGTCTGCTGGAAAGCGGGAATCTAGCACCGGGTTGAATGGCCGATCGAAAACCTGATATGCCGCGATGTCGGCCAATTTCATGATGATCCCGGTGCCGAGCAGGCCGACGGCAAGCCAGCGAATCAATACGGCTCCCCTGCCCCGGACCAATAAGGCCAGGCCGAGCACTATCGCTTCCAACGGTAAGTAAGCAAAAGCCGCGGGGGTAATCGCGCTGAGGCGATTGGGCATAAGTAAAGCCACCATTACATAAAGTAAGGCGCAGCTATTGATACCGGTTGCAAAGTGAGCTGTCCGCTGATGATTAAAAACCTTGTGATCACCTAGCATTTAGACTCCCACTGCGACGCGTTTAGGTCTGGGCGGCAAAACAGGTGTCGAGAAAGAGAACTTGAGTTTATGGAGACGGGCATGTTTAGTGAAAAGTCAGGATTATTGTTTGAGATTGAAAATGCTTGAAAGCAAAAACAACGCCAAACTGGCATGGCTTCTGCTGGAGATTCTATGGTTTTCGTCAAGCTGCATTGTTGAGGCAAGCAATTTTCTGAGCGTCAAATCGGGCATCGGCTTGTTGCCAAAGCGAGAATGCGATGCGTAATAATTTTCTGGCGATAATCACTAGCGCCTGAGTTGCCGAGAACTCTCTGGCTCTTAACTCTTGGTAATAGGGTTTCCACACAGCCGTTTTGGCGGCTGCCTGGGCGCAGTTGTATAACAGCCGTCTCAGTTCACCCGGTCCCCGTTTGGATACGCGTCGGCGGCCCCGCTTTTGGCCTGAGTCACAGGCTCGGGGATCCAGCCCGACAAAGGCTACTACGGCATCGCTGCGGCTTAACGGGACCCGATCAAACAAGACAGCCAGCTGTGTTGAGGTTTGCCGGCCAATACCCGGTATGCTCTCAAGACGTCGGGCCTCGGCTTTCAGTGCAGGCTGCAAAGTTAATAAGTCATCCAGTTGCTGATCGATATGCTTGAGCAATCCGTCCAAGGCGACCACGGTATCAATGAGTGGCGCTTCAAGTTCCTTCACGCTTCGCAAGGCTTTTTGCAGAGCTTGACGATGCTTGACGACCGTCGCACGGCGCCGTTGCAGTAAAGCCACTTGGTGCTGCATCGCCGAAGCAGGTTGATAGGGACGTAAATGACCCCGTTCAGCGGTGATAAATCGCCGGATCATTTGGGCGTCCACTCGATCCGTCTTGCCCCGTCTGCCCAAACCCAGGGCATAATGGCGCATATCCCGTGGGTTCAGCACATAGACGACCATGCCCATCAATACCGCTTGCTCTGCCATGAGTTGATGATAATCGCTGGTGGCTTCCAGGCCAATATAACTCCCGGTCGGTAACGTCTTCAGCCAGGCATCGATGGCCTCTGCCGTATTGGCAAGCGTCAACAAACCCTGCTCTGAATCTATCACCAGTTCATCTTTTGCTACATCGATACCGATCAACATTTCGCTTGTCATACGTCCTCCACCTGTTGAAAAATAAGAGAGTCGGGGTGGTGCGTCTGCCGAGTAAGCTTGTGCACAAATCGGCGGTCTAACCGCTAGATTCTTCATCGACTCTGGAAGACGCGATGGGATGATTTCTCAGTGAGGTCTGTCTTAGCAGATGCTTGTCGATGTCCCTCCATCCCGACAACCAAAGTCTCCCCGATTCTCTTAACCTTTACCATACAAGCTTGTCGAATGATCTGATTCAGTAATTGAAAAACATGCAAGCAACCGAAAACACCGCCTTAAATTTACTGCAACACGAAGTGCGCACCATCGCCATATTGGGCGTCGGTGTGCTGCTGATCGGCTTTGGTTTTTTCGGTCTTGAGGAGAACTGGATGCTCGCTGGCCAATGGATGATTTTGGCGAGTCTGATTTGGGCTTATGTCTGCCGTTGCGTGTGGCAGCGCTTAGCATTGAATCGTGCCAAAGCAGAGGCACCGCTCTACGTTACTTTAGGCTGGGGAAATCGTATAACCATCTTGCGCGGCGGTTGCATAGCGCTGACCGGCGGCTTTTTGTTTATGCCGCAAACGCTCACCGCGACTATGTGGCTACCGGCCTTGTGCTATACCCTCGCTGCTATCCTGGACCGTTTGGACGGGTTCGCCGCGCGCCGTAGCGGACAGGTAAGCTTGCTTGGCAATGAATTGGACATTAGCTTCGACGCGCTGGGACTGGTGATTGCGCCGCTATTGGCGATCGGTTTGGGCAAATTGCAGTTCTCTTATCTGCTGTTAAGCGCGGCTTATTATGTGTACCGCTGGGGCTTGCAACGCCGTTGTTTAGGGGGTTTGCCGCTACACCCCTTGCCGGAAAATCCGCTGCGTCGCACCTTGGCGGGCTTTCAAATGGCTTTCGTCGCGGTGGCGCTTTGGCCGCTACTTGATCCTGAGTTGTCCGTTATCGCCGGTATTGCCTTCATGCTACCGGTGCTGTTCGGGTTTGCGACGGACTGGTGGGTGGTTTGCGGTGGGTTAACGCCGCTGGCTTATGGGCGCTTGGCAGAATGGAGCGAACAGTATTTTCAGCCGGGCTTGCGTGTCTTGTTAGCCTTGCTGCTGTTTTTGCTGATAGCGGATGCCAACGATCCGGCAGGCAATGTCACGGCATATGGTTTGTTGCTGGTCGCAAGCCTTGTTGTGCTTGGCTTGGCCGGACGCTTAGGAGCGCTGAGCGTGCTGATATGGTTTGGCTGGCATTATCCGCCCGCTAGCCATCCAGTTGGCTCTTACCTGGTGATTTTTACTGCCAGCTGGATTTTGTTGCTGGGCACTGGCCACTATAGCCTATGGTCATGGGGTGACGCATGGATTCAACGCTATGACGGGGCCTGATGACCTGGCATAGAGCGCTGCCAATTTTGTTGTGGGTGCCAGCGTTACTGATGGTTGGCGCGGTGCTTAGCCAATTGCCGCTCGCCACTATCACCCTGACCATTGGCACACTTTCTTTCAACCAATGGCTGGCCTGGATAGGGCTGAATCTCGCCATTATTTTGCTCGCTGCCCAGCGTTGGTGGGTGTTGAGTAACGTGCTGAAATTACCGGTCGGTGTTGGTCAGTTACTGATGATTCGCCAAGCCGGCCAAGCCGTCAGTTTCATCACGCCCGGCCCGCAATTCGGCGGCGAGCCACTGCAGATTTTCTGGCTGCACAAGCGCTGCCATCTGCCGCTGCACGGCGCGTTGCTGACATTGGGTCTGGATAGGTTTTACGAGCTTTGGATCAACTTCAGTATCCTGGTCCTGGCGGTGCTTTTGTTGCTGGCTTCGCCGGTCGGCGCTGTCACCAACTGGCGGGAAATCCTGCTGGTACTTGCCGGTATCTTGCTGGCTTTATCGTTGTTCGGCTGGTTTATTTTAAAGCGGCCGGAACGGGTATTAGCCTGGCTAAACCGCCTGGCCCGGCGCTGGCAGCATCATCCGCGCTTGCAACACATAGAAACGCATTGGCACCACTTGGGTAGCGACTTAAAGGCAACCGTCGCTTCAGGTAAGGCCGCACTATGCAAAGCCTTTCTACTCTCTCTGTGCGGGTGGGCTGGTTTGCTATTGGAGTTATGGCTACTGCTCGGCGTATTCGATCTTGCCTTGGATATGTCTACGTTCCTGGTCATTTTGGTGGCCATGCGCCTGTCTTTTTTATTACCGTTGCCGGGCGGGATTGGGTCCTTGGAGGCGGCGCTGTTTTGGGCGTTTCAATACTTGAGTTTGCCGGCTGATGCGGCGATTGGCTTGATTGCCTTAATGCGCTTACGCGATGCCATTATTCTCATAGGCGGCCTGGGTTGCTTGCGCTTGTTACAGGCAAGTAGGTAGCGCAAGTGCTTATCTAAAGGCAGGGTATCAGCAAGCTCTGTCTGTATCGCAACAGCTCGCACGCATTCATGCTGCTCAACGACGGCATTTCCTGGTGAATAAATACGGCACGATTAGTGCAGTTTTAGGGACGGGAACCTTGCTCAAGGTATCCGTTTTGATAACCCATAACTAGAGAGAAAATGCATGAAAAAAACTAGCTTTGTTGCCGGCCTGCTCATTCTGAGCGCTAACGCAGCCCTCGCTCAACAGGCCCCCAGCGACGCCCCTAAGCCACCGTTAGGCTTTTTTGTCACCAGTGTCGGTTCTGGCAAGGGTGCTGATCTTGGCGGCTTGGCGGGCGCCGATGCGCATTGCCAAAAACTGGCGACTGATGCCGGAGCCGGCAACCGTACCTGGCGCGCTTATTTGAGCACCCAGGCCACCGCCGACCAACCCGCCGTCAACGCCCGCGACCGGATCGGTAACGGGCCTTGGGCTAACGCCAACGGCGCGATTGTCGCCAATGATGTCGCCCATCTACACGGCGACACCGTGGAACTGGGCCAGTTGGGTAACAACGTACACCGCACCACAAACCTCACCGAAAAAGGCGCGCAAATCAACGGCGTGGGCGCCACACCAAACCAACACGACCTGATCACAGGTACAAAACCAGACGGTCGCGCCTACACCGATGCCGCCGACCACACCTGTAAAAACTACACCAGCAGTGGTGAAGGCAGCGTTCGTGTCGGTCACTCCGACCGCACCAACCGCGGCGCCACCGGCGGCAATGTCTCCTGGAACTCCACCCACGACAGCAAAGGCTGCAGCCAGGAAAACCTGGTCAGCACCGGCGGCGCGGGCTATTTTTATTGCTTTGCGGCGGATTAGGTTGGTTTGAGAGGGTGGGCACGATTAGCGTGTGCACCGTGTAGCTTATTGGATGGGCTGACGAAAGGAAGCCCATCGTTCGCGAGTGATACGCTTCACTCCGTTCGGCTCAGCGGCTCTGCTCAAAATACAACTGAGCTAGCCTACGGTAATAATAATCAAACTTTTAAGATGTCCTGAGCGGCTAGTATTACGGAATGCAGATATTTTAATAGAGCTATTACTGTCAGCATAATCGTTTACAGCATTTGCACTAAGGCTTGATGTGATTAGAGATATTGATTTTTGATTTCTGGCATGTTGATTCAATTCAAATACTACCGGCCGTCCAAATTCAGGAATAAAAACCCGTCCTTTGTAGGTGTTGCTGTTATAATTAGAAACTCTGCCGAAGAATTGTTCGGGAACTTCTGTGATTCTAGTTTCGAATAGAAAATCATAACTTTCTAAAGTGAGCTTTGTATTAATTTGGAGTTTTGGTCGGTCAGGCAAAGTGCAGTAAATGTTTGCAGATTCTGCAGTTTTGTTCTTATAAATTGGTCTGTGCATTTCCCCAATTGCTGTAGAACACTTTTCAAGAAGGGAGTCTGCTTGACTTTGTGTTACTGGCTTTACTTTTATATTATATTTTTTTGCCTCTTCATATAACTGACCAAGAGATTTGTTGTAATCGACATGAACTCCAAGCGATTCTGAAACGACATAATCGTATAGTGAGTAAACAATATGCCCAAGAGGAGAGTTGTTTTCCAGCGTTGCTACATTATAAATGCCCATACCAATAAAAGAGATAACTGCAGTGGATTTCCAACTTCCTTGCTCAGCAGGAAAGGCATATATTTTTGCCCCCTTCAATGAAGGAGCCTGTGTAATAATTTCGCTATTAAGAACCAAGTGGGTAGTAAGAGCGATCGACCTTTGAAAGCCCGTCAAAGCCTGGGCTACATCGTAATAATCAATTAAGTTTCGATCAGAGTCGTTACCTTCGAAAGACAATGTAAATTGAATATTTTTTTGAGGATCATGATGCATTTTGCTTTCCAAGCTCTGATAATAATGATTAATGTTCTAACTGAACAAAATGATCCAGAATATAGAGTAGTGCGTATCGTAAGTCAAAATAGTGTGTCGCCCGCATGGAATAAAACGGAAATGGCTTGAGGATAGTGATGGGTTTCGCTGACGCTCTACCCATCCTACGAAAACAAACCCAGTTTAACAAAAAATCCTATTCGAACTAGACACACTATAAAACCACGAAACTTTGTTTTGCAAACATCCAAGCAACTGGACCGTAGGATGGGTAGAGCAACGCGAAACCCATCAAATAAACCCATAACCACCATTATCCCAAGTTTAAATCATTTTCCAATCCCGCCACTCCGCCCCAATTAGCGGGAATAATCCCTCGCTTAACATATCGATGAAACGATGAATAAGGCCAATCCGCAGCGGTTGTGACATGACCATGTTTTACTGGATTGAAATGAATGTAATCCACATGTCTGGCAAAGTCATTCTCGTCTTTTATTCGGTGTTCCCAAAATCGTCTTTGCCATATTCCTCTTTCATTTTTACGAATACGGCTATGGGAAATTTTCTCACCAATTTCAATATGCCTGGAAAATTCTGATTTTATTTGTCGCCAACGTAAACTGAAATCATCGTCACCCTCAGGTAGGGTCCAAATGGCATGCAGATGTTCCGGCAATACTACAATTGCTTCCACTGTAAATGGATGCTTTTGCTTAACAGTACGGAAGGATTCTCGCAAAATCTCAATATGCTCCGTCAGTAGTGTTTGGCTTCTATCGGCCAGATTTACCGTAAAAAAGTAAGTGCCACCTTGGACTCGATGGCGACGGTA
This region includes:
- a CDS encoding sulfatase-like hydrolase/transferase, which produces MPNRLSAITPAAFAYLPLEAIVLGLALLVRGRGAVLIRWLAVGLLGTGIIMKLADIAAYQVFDRPFNPVLDSRFPADGMHLLQGAIGKSGAIVVAGLIVALLIGIFLLTNTLLRRVQRLLQGSARISGFVLCASLLVWSTCVFSGWPYAGKPFYDLLAQHVASIRTGMADLESFNNVVDSDPYAAVPDSALFEKLKGKDVLVVFVESYGRTVLDKADYAAHIRPLLQQSSAALAASGLTARSAYLSSPTYGGISWLAHGTLMSGLWINSQTRYDRLVMSQRPSLNRLFQRAGWRTVAVQPAHTMDWPQGEYFGYDRIYAAQDLSYKGQTFNWITMPDQYTLSSLQALERKPGARQPLMAELALISSHAPWTPLPELVDWDQVGDGSVFNQARVGDTPEEVWQNTERIREQYRKSIEYALANIVSYAITYGDDNLVILVLGDHQPAPFVTGESDSHDVLVHLISRDSKLMAAVDAWHWTDGMLPADNAPVLGMDKLRERFIRAFSQ
- a CDS encoding IS110 family transposase, whose protein sequence is MTSEMLIGIDVAKDELVIDSEQGLLTLANTAEAIDAWLKTLPTGSYIGLEATSDYHQLMAEQAVLMGMVVYVLNPRDMRHYALGLGRRGKTDRVDAQMIRRFITAERGHLRPYQPASAMQHQVALLQRRRATVVKHRQALQKALRSVKELEAPLIDTVVALDGLLKHIDQQLDDLLTLQPALKAEARRLESIPGIGRQTSTQLAVLFDRVPLSRSDAVVAFVGLDPRACDSGQKRGRRRVSKRGPGELRRLLYNCAQAAAKTAVWKPYYQELRAREFSATQALVIIARKLLRIAFSLWQQADARFDAQKIACLNNAA
- a CDS encoding CDP-alcohol phosphatidyltransferase family protein produces the protein MQATENTALNLLQHEVRTIAILGVGVLLIGFGFFGLEENWMLAGQWMILASLIWAYVCRCVWQRLALNRAKAEAPLYVTLGWGNRITILRGGCIALTGGFLFMPQTLTATMWLPALCYTLAAILDRLDGFAARRSGQVSLLGNELDISFDALGLVIAPLLAIGLGKLQFSYLLLSAAYYVYRWGLQRRCLGGLPLHPLPENPLRRTLAGFQMAFVAVALWPLLDPELSVIAGIAFMLPVLFGFATDWWVVCGGLTPLAYGRLAEWSEQYFQPGLRVLLALLLFLLIADANDPAGNVTAYGLLLVASLVVLGLAGRLGALSVLIWFGWHYPPASHPVGSYLVIFTASWILLLGTGHYSLWSWGDAWIQRYDGA
- a CDS encoding lysylphosphatidylglycerol synthase transmembrane domain-containing protein, which produces MTWHRALPILLWVPALLMVGAVLSQLPLATITLTIGTLSFNQWLAWIGLNLAIILLAAQRWWVLSNVLKLPVGVGQLLMIRQAGQAVSFITPGPQFGGEPLQIFWLHKRCHLPLHGALLTLGLDRFYELWINFSILVLAVLLLLASPVGAVTNWREILLVLAGILLALSLFGWFILKRPERVLAWLNRLARRWQHHPRLQHIETHWHHLGSDLKATVASGKAALCKAFLLSLCGWAGLLLELWLLLGVFDLALDMSTFLVILVAMRLSFLLPLPGGIGSLEAALFWAFQYLSLPADAAIGLIALMRLRDAIILIGGLGCLRLLQASR
- a CDS encoding DUF7946 domain-containing protein — translated: MHHDPQKNIQFTLSFEGNDSDRNLIDYYDVAQALTGFQRSIALTTHLVLNSEIITQAPSLKGAKIYAFPAEQGSWKSTAVISFIGMGIYNVATLENNSPLGHIVYSLYDYVVSESLGVHVDYNKSLGQLYEEAKKYNIKVKPVTQSQADSLLEKCSTAIGEMHRPIYKNKTAESANIYCTLPDRPKLQINTKLTLESYDFLFETRITEVPEQFFGRVSNYNSNTYKGRVFIPEFGRPVVFELNQHARNQKSISLITSSLSANAVNDYADSNSSIKISAFRNTSRSGHLKSLIIITVG
- a CDS encoding REP-associated tyrosine transposase → MTEYRRHRVQGGTYFFTVNLADRSQTLLTEHIEILRESFRTVKQKHPFTVEAIVVLPEHLHAIWTLPEGDDDFSLRWRQIKSEFSRHIEIGEKISHSRIRKNERGIWQRRFWEHRIKDENDFARHVDYIHFNPVKHGHVTTAADWPYSSFHRYVKRGIIPANWGGVAGLENDLNLG